AATTTGTATACCTAGCCTTTCTCTTTATGTTATATTTTTAGTTAAATATTAGTTCAAGAGAAAACTTTAAAACTAAAGTTTTCTCTTGAAGCTTTATGTTAGTCATTTAGCTAATTGGGGGAGTATCTATTATCTACCAATTGACATAATCTATAAATATAGTTAAATTCTAATTTTAAATACTTGTATCTACGCTTTTATTCTTCTATATATACATAATGAAATGTTATGCTACCTGTTGGACTAATTCTAAAATCCTTAACTCTATTACTTAATAATAAAGTAGAAGAACCATAAGTTAATGGACAAACTATATAATTCTTTAATGCAAATTCTTCAGCTTCATGAAGTAATTCATTTTTCTTTGCAATATCTATTTCAGTTCTTATCTTCTTCACTAAAGCATCATATTCTGGATCGCTAAATTGTGGATTATTGTTAGAATTACCAGTCTCAAATATTTGTAAATAAGAAAATGGAAAACGTCCTCCATTCCAAGCAGATCTAGCTAATTGGAATTGTCCACTATGTCTTCTCTCTGATTCTACTTTGTATTCAACATTTACAAGTTCTATGTCAATATTTAAATTGTTTTTCCACATTTCTTGAAGCATTTCAGCAGTTCTTTTATTCCCAGGGCTAGAATTATATAAATATTCTACTTTAGGAAATCCTTCTCCATTAGGATATCCTGCTTCAGCTAAAGCTGCCTGCGCTCTTTTTACATCACCCTTTATAGGTAATATTTCTCCATTAAAGCAAGCTTCTGCATTTTTTATATAGAAGAATTCATTAGCAAGCTTTACAGCATTTTCTGGAGTTAAAGCTCTCTTCCAAGAGTATTCAAAGTTCTTTGTAGTAACTGGTTCTCCATCAGACCATTTGGCATCCTTTCTCAAATGAAATGTATAGAATAGGCCATCATCACTTATCTCCCAACTTTCTGCAACAGCAGGCTGTATTTCTAAATTTTCATCCTCATCAATTAAACCTTCAAATAAAACACCATTGATTGTGTTTCCTACACTTACCAATAAAATTAAAGGCCAAAACAGTTAAACATATAGCCAATGCTGGATAAAACAGCTTATATGGGTGAGTCATAAGACTTGGTAAAGCTTCATTGCTAAGCGTACCCCAAGAAGCTTGTGGCGCTGATATCCCCA
This genomic interval from Sporanaerobacter acetigenes DSM 13106 contains the following:
- a CDS encoding ABC transporter substrate-binding protein; the encoded protein is MVSVGNTINGVLFEGLIDEDENLEIQPAVAESWEISDDGLFYTFHLRKDAKWSDGEPVTTKNFEYSWKRALTPENAVKLANEFFYIKNAEACFNGEILPIKGDVKRAQAALAEAGYPNGEGFPKVEYLYNSSPGNKRTAEMLQEMWKNNLNIDIELVNVEYKVESERRHSGQFQLARSAWNGGRFPFSYLQIFETGNSNNNPQFSDPEYDALVKKIRTEIDIAKKNELLHEAEEFALKNYIVCPLTYGSSTLLLSNRVKDFRISPTGSITFHYVYIEE